In Glandiceps talaboti chromosome 6, keGlaTala1.1, whole genome shotgun sequence, one DNA window encodes the following:
- the LOC144436542 gene encoding ficolin-2-like has protein sequence MALFVLFLAYLISYSCLVQVNGKTRWQEKIEERMEDLALKIDDIRVEIDNLAVAQQNKDGEQDNKLQNLSEKHEVIDDLPLKVDNLAEKIDAQQNKDDEHDKKLKVLLEKHYKDMNLTGDERDCSEIFKQVPNSGVYSIKPVENNQSFEVYCDMDTDGGGWTVFQRREDGCIDFFRLWDDYKRGFGDVSREFWLGNDRIHQITTSRRYELRIDMEGVNGDKIYAKYDSFSIEDEANKYKLHIGGYSGTAGDSLTFSHNGRFFSTKDRDNDEKGRDPSCAWKYTGAWWYSNCHHSNLNGQYLPGQSTFKGIRWYTWKVSESLKGVEMKIRPVQ, from the exons ATGgcattgtttgttttatttttggcaTATCTGATTTCCTATTCCTGCCTTGTGCAGGTAAATGGGAAAACACGTTGGCAGGAAAAAATCGAAGAACGTATGGAAGACCTAGCGCTGAAGATTGACGACATAAGAGTAGAGATAGACAATCTAGCTGTGGCACAGCAGAATAAGGATGGTGAACAAGATAACAAACTGCAGAATCTCTCAGAAAAACATGAAG TTATAGACGACTTACCCTTGAAGGTAGACAACTTGGCTGAGAAGATAGATGCACAGCAAAATAAGGATGATGAACATGATAAGAAGCTGAAGGTCCTGTTAGAAAAACATTACAAAG ATATGAACTTAACCGGTGATGAGAGAGATTGCTCAGAAATATTCAAACAGGTGCCAAACAGTGGAGTTTACAGCATAAAGCCAGTAGAAAACAATCAGAGTTTTGAGGTTTACTGTGACATGGACACAGATGGTGGAGGATGGACA GTTTTCCAGCGACGAGAAGATGGCTGCATTGATTTCTTTCGTTTGTGGGATGACTATAAACGTGGTTTTGGAGATGTGAGTAGGGAATTCTGGTTGGGAAATGACAGGATCCATCAAATAACCACTAGTCGTCGGTATGAACTCAGAATTGATATGGAGGGCGTTAATGGTGACAAGATATATGCGAAGTATGACAGTTTCTCTATAGAAGATGAAGCCAACAAATACAAACTACACATTGGTGGTTACTCCGGTACAGCAG GCGATTCTTTGACGTTTTCTCATAATGGAAGGTTCTTCTCTACAAAGGACAGAGACAATGATGAGAAAGGTCGTGACCCTAGCTGTGCATGGAAGTACACTGGAGCATGGTGGTACAGTAATTGTCATCATTCTAATCTCAATGGTCAATACCTACCTGGACAGTCAACTTTCAAGGGCATTCGATGGTACACTTGGAAAGTCAGTGAGTCTCTGAAAGGCGTTGAGATGAAGATACGACCTGTACAGTAA
- the LOC144436176 gene encoding uncharacterized protein LOC144436176, with product MIGRMQDLALKSLIDHLPILCDVVREKLPTRLKEVVLQRLSERDMITKEYVPVINKCLFVPELKHVNLLLHPEVTNEVIEGLAETPCRLRSLRISNFRFPYNKLIPNWIKCGKVKREGLMKRLLKKQSDLEVLEIEFTDMESCDFISEIKSSNLEEFKICVKKPMLLGSFTDGMENVAKNNGNLKKLTVKYLEHICYNRKLSNGIDWDDAIINTVKYIGANLKVFVVDSEAGLQQDTFEYIARYCPNLVSLILQFGDIWSAHPDLPVSFDSYFVMLPFKEHCQQLQNMVISTSALHRTEDDPDILYLPRNTRTFKLMPSRRGCSSNVHSFNISDLPLSLRELCIPMHLCEVDSVQALFTQLGPQLQNLDFPCNTDRPPSRDLEQTVMSCIIDHCINLSSLGLCCFYEASLDKLLEMFKDKTRSNRIHCLNLMGHNNIDPVCMSSHDSHIFDREMVKTWLIDIVESCANLRELTTNNSYIDNRLLASIALHRPYFTKLKISGLHGPIFLRNEEPGEDTISDDGLQELALKCHLEELHLPGSPFTRITGKCLYMLGTSCPYLQVLTICQLKFDVSHRLFTLEDYDTSDDSDTSVCCKIR from the coding sequence ATGATAGGAAGAATGCAAGATCTGGCTCTGAAATCTCTAATCGACCACCTACCAATATTATGTGATGTGGTCAGGGAAAAATTACCAACCAGGCTGAAAGAGGTCGTATTGCAAAGGTTGTCTGAACGTGACATGATCACTAAAGAATACGTACCTGTCATCAACAAGTGTCTCTTTGTTCCAGAGTTAAAACATGTCAACCTATTACTACATCCAGAAGTAACTAATGAGGTGATAGAAGGTCTTGCCGAGACTCCGTGCAGGTTAAGAAGCCTCCGTATTAGTAATTTTAGATTTCCCTATAACAAACTAATACCAAACTGGATCAAGTGTGGGAAAGTTAAACGTGAGGGGTTAATGAAGAGATTACTTAAAAAGCAGAGCGACCTAGAAGTTCTTGAGATAGAGTTCACTGATATGGAATCATGCGATTTCATCTCTGAGATCAAAAGTAGTAATCTCGAGGAATTCAAGATCTGTGTCAAAAAGCCTATGCTGTTAGGCAGCTTCACAGATGGCATGGAAAACGTAGCTAAAAATAATGGCAATCTGAAAAAATTAACCGTAAAGTATTTGGAGCATATCTGTTATAATCGTAAACTCTCAAACGGAATAGACTGGGATGATGCCATTATCAATACCGTAAAATACATAGGTGCAAATTTAAAGGTGTTCGTTGTCGACAGTGAGGCAGGACTCCAGCAAGACACTTTCGAATACATAGCACGATATTGCCCAAATTTGGTTTCATTAATACTTCAGTTTGGTGACATATGGAGTGCACACCCAGACCTACCGGTTTCTTTTGACAGCTATTTTGTCATGCTGCCGTTTAAAGAGCATTGCCAACAATTACAGAATATGGTGATTTCAACAAGTGCACTCCACCGGACTGAAGATGACCctgatatattgtatttgcctagAAACACAAGAACATTTAAACTCATGCCGAGCAGAAGAGGCTGTTCCTCTAATGTCCATTCTTTTAACATTTCTGATCTTCCATTGAGTTTGCGAGAACTTTGTATCCCAATGCACCTTTGCGAAGTAGACTCAGTACAGGCTTTGTTTACCCAGCTTGGACCACAATTGCAGAATCTTGACTTTCCGTGCAATACAGACCGACCGCCCAGCCGTGACCTTGAACAAACCGTCATGTCATGTATTATTGATCACTGTATAAATCTGTCATCCTTGGGCCTATGTTGTTTCTATGAAGCTTCGCTAGATAAGCTTTTAGAAATGTTCAAGGATAAAACCAGATCAAACAGGATTCATTGTTTGAATTTAATGGGTCATAATAATATTGACCCTGTTTGTATGTCATCTCACGATTCACACATCTTCGATCGTGAGATGGTTAAAACCTGGCTGATTGACATAGTCGAATCATGTGCTAATCTCCGTGAACTCACAACAAATAACAGTTATATCGATAACCGATTGCTCGCAAGCATCGCATTACATCGTCCCTATTTCACAAAGCTAAAGATATCTGGGCTTCATGGCCCAATTTTCCTTCGTAATGAAGAGCCCGGAGAAGACACGATAAGTGATGATGGTTTGCAAGAACTGGCCCTTAAATGTCATCTAGAAGAATTGCATTTACCAGGATCACCGTTCACAAGAATAACCGGCAAATGTCTTTACATGTTGGGTACGAGTTGTCCATATCTACAAGTGTTGACTATTTGTCAATTGAAGTTTGATGTATCACATCGTCTATTTACATTAGAGGACTATGATACATCAGATGACTCTGATACATCAGTCTGCtgtaagataagataa